In Dryocola sp. LX212, the genomic stretch AATGCGTAAAGTCGAAGCTGACTGCCGCGCAACACTGGGCGAAGTCGGCAACGCTGAGCACATGCTGCGCGTTCTGGGTAAAGCTGGTGCCGCACGCTGGCGTGGTGTTCGTCCTACCGTTCGCGGTACTGCGATGAACCCAGTCGATCACCCACATGGTGGTGGTGAAGGTCGTAACTTTGGTAAGCACCCGGTATCTCCGTGGGGCGTTCAGACCAAAGGTAAGAAGACCCGCAGCAACAAGCGTACTGATAAATTTATCGTACGTCGCCGTAGCAAATAATTTTAGAGGATAAGCCATGCCACGTTCTCTCAAGAAAGGTCCTTTTATTGACCTGCACTTGCTGAAGAAGGTAGAGAAAGCGGTGGAAAGCGGTGACAAGAAGCCCCTGCGCACTTGGTCCCGTCGTTCAACGATCTTTCCTAACATGATCGGTTTGACCATCGCTGTCCATAATGGTCGTCAGCACGTTCCAGTCTTTGTTTCCGATGAAATGGTCGGTCACAAACTGGGTGAATTCGCACCGACTCGTACTTATCGCGGCCACGCTGCTGATAAAAAAGCGAAGAAGAAATAAGGTAGGAGGAAGAGATGGAAACTTTAGCTCAACATCGCCATGCTCGTTCTTCTGCTCAGAAGGTTCGCCTTGTTGCTGACCTGATTCGCGGTAAGAAAGTGTCGCAGGCTCTGGATATTCTGACCTACACCAATAAGAAAGCGGCTGTATTGGTTAAGAAAGTACTGGAATCTGCCATTGCTAACGCTGAACACAACGATGGCGCTGACATTGACGATCTGAAAGTCGCGAAAATCTTCGTAGACGAAGGCCCTAGCATGAAGCGCATTATGCCTCGTGCAAAAGGTCGTGCAGATCGCATCCTGAAGCGCACCAGCCACATTACTGTGGTTGTGTCCGATCGCTGAGACTCTGGAGACTAGCAATGGGTCAGAAAGTACATCCTAATGGTATTCGCCTGGGTATTGTAAAACCTTGGAACTCTACTTGGTTTGCGAACACCAAAGAATTCGCTGACAACCTGGACAGCGATTTTAAAGTTCGTCAGTACCTGACAAAGGAACTGGCGAAGGCGTCTGTATCTCGTATCGTTATCGAGCGTCCAGCTAAGAGCATCCGTGTGACTATTCACACTGCTCGCCCGGGCATCGTTATCGGTAAGAAAGGCGAAGACGTAGAAAAACTGCGCAAGTACGTAGCGGATATCGCTGGCGTTCCTGCACAGATCAATATCGCCGAAGTGCGTAAGCCTGAACTGGATGCAAAACTGGTTGCTGACAGCATCACTTCACAGCTGGAACGTCGTGTTATGTTCCGTCGTGCTATGAAGCGTGCGGTACAGAATGCCATGCGTCTGGGCGCAAAAGGTATCAAAGTTGAAGTTAGTGGTCGTCTGGGCGGTGCCGAGATCGCACGTACCGAATGGTACCGTGAAGGTCGCGTGCCATTGCACACACTGCGTGCTGACATCGACTATAACACCTCTGAAGCGCACACCACATATGGTGTAATCGGCGTTAAAGTGTGGATCTTCAAAGGTGAGATCCTGGGTGGGATGGCTGCTGTTGAACAACCGGAAAAACCGGCTGCTCAACCTAAAAAGCAGCAGCGTAAAGGCCGTAAGTAAGGAGAGTCGCTGTGTTACAACCAAAGCGTACAAAATTCCGTAAAGTGCACAAAGGCCGCAACCGTGGTCTGGCTGCAGGAACGGATGTTAGCTTCGGCACTTTCGGTCTGAAAGCTGTTGGCCGTGGTCGTCTGACTGCACGTCAGATCGAAGCAGCACGTCGTGCAATGACCCGTGCAGTTAAGCGTCAAGGTAAAATCTGGATCCGTGTGTTCCCAGACAAACCTATTACTGAAAAGCCGCTTGAAGTGCGTATGGGTAAAGGTAAAGGTAACGTGGAGTATTGGGTTGCCTTGATTCAGCCAGGTAAAGTCCTGTACGAAATGGACGGTGTACCTGAAGAGCTGGCCCGTGAAGCCTTCAAGCTGGCAGCAGCGAAACTGCCGATTAAAACCACCTTTGTAACTAAGACGGTGATGTAATGAAAGCAAAAGAGCTGCGTGAAAAGAGTGTTGAAGAGCTGAACACCGAGCTGCTGAATCTGCTGCGTGAGCAGTTCAACCTGCGTATGCAAGCTGCAAGTGGCCAGTTGCAACAGACTCACCTGCTGAAGCAAGTGCGTCGTGATGTTGCACGTGTTAAGACTTTATTGACTCAGAAGGCGGGTGCGTAATGACCGATAAAATCCGTACTCTGCAAGGTCGCGTTGTCAGCGACAAAATGGAGAAATCCATTGTTGTTGCCATCGAACGTTTCGTGAAGCACCCAATCTACGGGAAATTCATCAAGCGTACGACCAAACTGCACGTACATGACGAGAACAACGAATGTGGCATCGGTGACGTGGTTGAAATCCGCGAATGCCGTCCACTGTCCAAGAATAAATCCTGGACACTTGTTCGCGTTGTAGAGAAAGCTGTTCTGTAATACAGTACGCGTTCTCAAACTAATAAACGGCTCAGTAGTGGGCCGTTTATTTTTTCTACCCATATCCTGGAACCGGTGTTATAATGCCGCGCCCTCGTTTATGGGGCTTTTTAACGACCTAATACTTAGGTCCCGAAGTAGTAGTTGACATTAGCGGAGCACTGAAATGATCCAAGAACAGACTATGCTGACGGTAGCCGACAACTCCGGCGCGCGTCGCGTAATGTGTATCAAGGTTCTGGGTGGCTCGCACCGTCGCTACGCAGGCGTCGGCGACATCATCAAAATTACCATCAAGGAAGCAATTCCTCGCGGTAAGGTGAAGAAAGGCGATGTCCTGAAAGCGGTAGTGGTGCGCACCAGGAAGGGTGTTCGTCGCCCGGACGGTTCTGTCATTCGCTTCGATGGTAATGCATGCGTTATTTTAAACAATAACAGCGAGCAGCCAATCGGCACGCGTATTTTTGGGCCGGTAACTCGTGAACTGCGTAATGAGAAGTTCATGAAAATTATCTCTCTGGCACCAGAAGTACTCTAAGGAGCGAATCATGGCAGCTAAAATCCGTCGTGATGACGAAGTTATCGTGTTAACCGGTAAAGATAAAGGTAAGCGCGGTAAAGTTAAGAATGTCTTGTCTTCCGGCAAGCTCATCGTTGAAGGTATCAACCTGGTTAAGAAACATCAGAAGCCGGTTCCGGCCCTGAACCAACCAGGTGGCATCGTTGAAAAAGAAGCTGCAATTCAGGTTTCTAACGTTGCGCTCTTCAATGCGGCAACCGGCAAGGCTGACCGTGTAGGCTTTAGATTCGAAGACGGCAAAAAAGTCCGTTTCTTCAAGTCTAACAGCGAAACTATCAAGTAATTTGGAGTAGTACGATGGCGAAACTGCATGATTACTACAAAGACGAAGTAGTTAAAAAACTCATGACTGAGTTTAGCTACAATTCTGTCATGCAAGTCCCTCGGGTCGAGAAGATCACCCTGAATATGGGTGTTGGTGAAGCGATCGCTGACAAGAAACTGCTGGATAACGCAGCAGCTGACCTGACAGCAATCTCCGGTCAAAAGCCGTTGATCACCAAAGCACGCAAATCTGTTGCAGGCTTCAAAATCCGTCAGGGCTATCCGATCGGCTGTAAAGTAACTCTGCGTGGCGAACGCATGTGGGAGTTCCTTGAGCGCCTGATCACCATTGCTGTACCACGTATCCGTGACTTCCGTGGCTTGTCCGCTAAGTCATTCGATGGCCGTGGTAACTACAGCATGGGTGTCCGTGAGCAGATCATCTTCCCAGAAATCGACTATGACAAAGTCGATCGCGTTCGTGGTTTGGATATTACCATTACCACTACTGCGAAATCTGATGATGAAGGCCGTGCTCTGCTGGCTGCCTTTAACTTCCCATTCCGCAAGTAAGGTAGGGTTACTAATGGCTAAGCAATCCATGAAAGCACGCGAAGTCGTTCGCGTAAAACTGGCTGACAAGTACCGCGCTAAGCGTGAGGAATTGAAAGCTATCATCTCTGGTGTGAACTCATCCGACGAAGATCGTTGGAATGCTGTTCTTAAGCTACAGTCTCTGCCGCGTGATTCCAGCCCGTCCCGTCAGCGTAAACGCTGCCGCCAAACTGGCCGTCCACATGGTTATGTGGGCAAATTCGGGTTGAGCCGTATTAAGCTTCGTGAAGCCGCAATGCGCGGTGAAGTACCTGGCTTGAAAAAGGCTAGCTGGTAATATCCAATTGAATCACGGGAGTAAAGACAGATGAGCATGCAAGATCCGATCGCGGATATGCTGACCCGTATCCGTAACGGTCAATCCGCGAATAAAGTTGCGGTCACCATGCCTTCCTCCAAGCTGAAATTGGCAATTGCCAACGTGCTGAAAGAAGAAGGCTATATCGAAGATTTTAAAATTGAAGGCGACACTAAGCCTGAACTGGAACTTACTCTTAAGTATTTCCAGGGCAAGGCTGTGGTAGAGAGCATTCAGCGAGTCAGCCGCCCAGGTCTGCGCATCTATAAGAAAAAAGATGAGCTGCCTAAAGTTATGGCCGGTATGGGTATTGCTGTCGTTTCTACCTCTAAAG encodes the following:
- the rplV gene encoding 50S ribosomal protein L22 gives rise to the protein METLAQHRHARSSAQKVRLVADLIRGKKVSQALDILTYTNKKAAVLVKKVLESAIANAEHNDGADIDDLKVAKIFVDEGPSMKRIMPRAKGRADRILKRTSHITVVVSDR
- the rpsH gene encoding 30S ribosomal protein S8, producing MSMQDPIADMLTRIRNGQSANKVAVTMPSSKLKLAIANVLKEEGYIEDFKIEGDTKPELELTLKYFQGKAVVESIQRVSRPGLRIYKKKDELPKVMAGMGIAVVSTSKGVMTDRAARQAGLGGEIICYVA
- the rplX gene encoding 50S ribosomal protein L24, with the protein product MAAKIRRDDEVIVLTGKDKGKRGKVKNVLSSGKLIVEGINLVKKHQKPVPALNQPGGIVEKEAAIQVSNVALFNAATGKADRVGFRFEDGKKVRFFKSNSETIK
- the rplP gene encoding 50S ribosomal protein L16; amino-acid sequence: MLQPKRTKFRKVHKGRNRGLAAGTDVSFGTFGLKAVGRGRLTARQIEAARRAMTRAVKRQGKIWIRVFPDKPITEKPLEVRMGKGKGNVEYWVALIQPGKVLYEMDGVPEELAREAFKLAAAKLPIKTTFVTKTVM
- the rpsN gene encoding 30S ribosomal protein S14; translated protein: MAKQSMKAREVVRVKLADKYRAKREELKAIISGVNSSDEDRWNAVLKLQSLPRDSSPSRQRKRCRQTGRPHGYVGKFGLSRIKLREAAMRGEVPGLKKASW
- the rpsC gene encoding 30S ribosomal protein S3; its protein translation is MGQKVHPNGIRLGIVKPWNSTWFANTKEFADNLDSDFKVRQYLTKELAKASVSRIVIERPAKSIRVTIHTARPGIVIGKKGEDVEKLRKYVADIAGVPAQINIAEVRKPELDAKLVADSITSQLERRVMFRRAMKRAVQNAMRLGAKGIKVEVSGRLGGAEIARTEWYREGRVPLHTLRADIDYNTSEAHTTYGVIGVKVWIFKGEILGGMAAVEQPEKPAAQPKKQQRKGRK
- the rplN gene encoding 50S ribosomal protein L14, whose product is MIQEQTMLTVADNSGARRVMCIKVLGGSHRRYAGVGDIIKITIKEAIPRGKVKKGDVLKAVVVRTRKGVRRPDGSVIRFDGNACVILNNNSEQPIGTRIFGPVTRELRNEKFMKIISLAPEVL
- the rplE gene encoding 50S ribosomal protein L5: MAKLHDYYKDEVVKKLMTEFSYNSVMQVPRVEKITLNMGVGEAIADKKLLDNAAADLTAISGQKPLITKARKSVAGFKIRQGYPIGCKVTLRGERMWEFLERLITIAVPRIRDFRGLSAKSFDGRGNYSMGVREQIIFPEIDYDKVDRVRGLDITITTTAKSDDEGRALLAAFNFPFRK
- the rpmC gene encoding 50S ribosomal protein L29 — translated: MKAKELREKSVEELNTELLNLLREQFNLRMQAASGQLQQTHLLKQVRRDVARVKTLLTQKAGA
- the rpsQ gene encoding 30S ribosomal protein S17, with translation MTDKIRTLQGRVVSDKMEKSIVVAIERFVKHPIYGKFIKRTTKLHVHDENNECGIGDVVEIRECRPLSKNKSWTLVRVVEKAVL
- the rpsS gene encoding 30S ribosomal protein S19, which codes for MPRSLKKGPFIDLHLLKKVEKAVESGDKKPLRTWSRRSTIFPNMIGLTIAVHNGRQHVPVFVSDEMVGHKLGEFAPTRTYRGHAADKKAKKK